The DNA sequence TGCAACGACAAAGGCTAAATTTTCTGTAAAGCAGCTTCCTGGGTTAAAATCGCTTGCAAGAGCAACTGATGCACCACTGTCTATCATATGTCTTGCCCTTGCGTAATGTTCCCTTAGACTAAAGGCAGTTGCAGGGAGCAATGTTGCAATAACACCTTTTTCTGCCATACTCTTTATTCCCTCATCACTGGCCTGCAGAAGATGGTCAGCAGAAGTTGCTCCAACCTCTGCAGCAAGTTCGGCACCACCTAATGACACTATTTCATCTGCGTGCATCTTTAATTTGAATCCCATTTGCTTTGCTGCCAGTAAAAGCCTTCTTGATTCTTCAATTGAAAATACATTTTTTTCGCAGAACACATCAACAAATTCAGCAAGATTTTTTTCCTTAATATATGGCAGAACCTCTTTTATTATATATTCTATATAATCCATTCCTCTTCCTTTGTATTCAGTTGGAACAGAATGAGCCCCAAGATATGTTTTTACAATATCAACAGGATGTATTTTATTTAGCTCCTCATAAACCTCAAGCTGCTTTACTTCAGTATCAAAATCAAGTCCATAGCCTGATTTTCCTTCAACTGTTGTAACTCCAAAGCTGAGCATTGAGTTTAATCTCTTAAGTCCAAGTTCAACTAATTCTTCCTTCGAAGCTTGTCTTGTTCCTCTTACAGAGTTTATTATTCCTCCGCCCTTTTGCATTATCTCCATATAGGTTGCACCCTTGAGCCTTAAGTAATACTCATCGGCTCTATAACCTCCAAATACAAAGTGGGTATGGGAATCTATAAACCCTGGTAAAATTGCCTTTCCCTTTGCGTCGATTACTTCATACTCTTTTTCATCAATATTTCTTAAAACTTCTTGAGTTTTCCCGACAAG is a window from the Caloramator mitchellensis genome containing:
- the hutI gene encoding imidazolonepropionase; amino-acid sequence: MKNKLLIKNASEVVTCSGFEAKKGQNMNELNIIEDGAVVVEDGIIKLVGKTQEVLRNIDEKEYEVIDAKGKAILPGFIDSHTHFVFGGYRADEYYLRLKGATYMEIMQKGGGIINSVRGTRQASKEELVELGLKRLNSMLSFGVTTVEGKSGYGLDFDTEVKQLEVYEELNKIHPVDIVKTYLGAHSVPTEYKGRGMDYIEYIIKEVLPYIKEKNLAEFVDVFCEKNVFSIEESRRLLLAAKQMGFKLKMHADEIVSLGGAELAAEVGATSADHLLQASDEGIKSMAEKGVIATLLPATAFSLREHYARARHMIDSGASVALASDFNPGSCFTENLAFVVALSTLYMNMTLEEAITAITINAAAAIGREKEIGSLDQGKQADIVILEHPSYKFIPYHIGISSVEKVIKRGKLVFDKERDDRYAY